Proteins from a genomic interval of Clostridium scatologenes:
- a CDS encoding pseudouridine synthase — MEERLQKYMASCGIASRRKCEEIILQDRVKVNGKIVNELGAKIDEEKDLVTLDGKLIKKEKNKVYIALNKPKGYVSTVKDERGRKTILDLVDVTERIYPIGRLDYDTSGLILLTNDGDIYNKIIHPKQEKNKIYIALIKGIPKENDIKKFERGINIDGYVTAPAKFKIIKKFKDYCEVEIIIHEGRNRQIRKMCDFINHQVLELKRLQIGDIKLGNLPLGKWRYLNTEEIKNIK, encoded by the coding sequence ATGGAAGAAAGACTACAAAAATATATGGCATCTTGTGGAATAGCTTCTAGACGAAAATGTGAAGAAATTATATTACAAGATAGGGTTAAAGTTAATGGGAAAATAGTGAATGAATTAGGAGCTAAAATAGATGAAGAAAAAGACTTAGTAACATTAGACGGTAAATTAATAAAAAAAGAAAAAAACAAAGTATATATTGCACTTAACAAGCCAAAGGGATATGTTTCCACAGTGAAAGATGAGAGGGGAAGAAAAACCATTTTAGATTTAGTAGATGTTACAGAAAGAATATATCCTATAGGTAGATTGGATTATGATACATCAGGATTGATACTGCTCACTAATGATGGTGATATATATAACAAAATAATACATCCAAAACAAGAAAAAAATAAGATTTATATAGCATTAATAAAAGGAATTCCTAAAGAAAATGATATAAAAAAATTTGAAAGAGGAATAAATATAGATGGATATGTTACAGCACCAGCAAAATTTAAAATTATAAAAAAATTTAAAGATTACTGCGAAGTTGAAATAATTATACATGAAGGTAGAAATAGGCAAATAAGAAAAATGTGTGATTTTATAAATCATCAAGTATTAGAGTTAAAAAGATTACAAATAGGTGATATAAAACTAGGGAATTTACCTTTAGGAAAATGGAGATATTTAAATACTGAAGAAATTAAAAATATCAAGTGA
- the nifJ gene encoding pyruvate:ferredoxin (flavodoxin) oxidoreductase, whose translation MEKKVMKTMDGNAAAAYASYAFTEVAAIFPITPSTPMAEGVDEWAAHGKKNLFNQTVKVSEMQSEAGAAGAVHGSLAAGALTTTYTASQGLLLMIPNMYKIAGEHLPGVFHVTARAVAAHALSIFGDHQDVMACRQTGFALLASSSVQEVMDLGCISHLSAIKSRVPFLHFFDGFRTSHEYQKIEVIDYKELDKILDYNAIKKFRDRALNPEHPVVRGTAQNPDIYFQGREASNKFYEAVPDITENYMREIEKITGRVYHPFDYYGSPDAEYVIVAMGSVCDTIDETVDYLMNKGEKVGCIKVHLYRPFSEKYFFNVLPTTTKKIAVLDRTKEPGSLAEPLYLDVVHLFYKNENKPLVVGGRYGLGSKDTTPSQILAVFNNLKSSSPKDNFTIGITDDVTNTSLANGDPIETTPEGTVSCKFWGLGSDGTVGANKSAIKIIGDNTQLYAQAYFSYDSKKSGGTTVSHLRFGKKPIKSPYLVYSADYIACHNKSFIYQQDVLKGLKKGGTFVLNCPWDANDLEEKLPEIMKRYIAENNIKFYTIDAVSIAGNIGLGGRINMIMQSAFFKLSNIISIENAVKYLKDSIEKVYGKKGEKIVEMNKVAVDKGIESLIKVNVPDSWKNSCEDKKDFEVDNEFVKNIQIPMSKHQGDNLPVSAFSGMEDGSFPLGTTAYEKRGIAVMIPEWQIDKCIQCNQCSYICPHATVRPFLLNEEEVKNAPDTFETKKSVGKGLETFEYRIQVDPLDCTGCGNCADVCPAPGKALIMKPAEQEIEEQAENWEYTNKVTYKDTVMDKGTVKGSQFAKPLLEFNGACPGCGETPYVRLITQLFGERMMIANATGCSSIWGASAPSIPYTVNSDGKGPAWGNSLFEDNAEYGYGMYLGVKQIREKLRDLMEEYIDSPGADKIKDAFKEWIEAMYDGEKSKSASENILEILNDHNYNGNEIIKEILDKKDFLIKKSQWIIGGDGWAYDIGYGGLDHVLASGDDVNLFVMDTEVYSNTGGQSSKATPTAAVAKFAASGKKIRKKDLGMMAMSYGYVYVAQISMGANMNQTIKTLIEAEKYKGPSLIIAYAPCINHGIKSGMATSVMEGKKAVESGYWHMYRFNPELKEEGKNPFIMDSKEPTKSFKDFINGEIRYTSLMNVFPDIAEDMFSEAEKHAKERYETYKRLAEQKF comes from the coding sequence ATGGAAAAAAAAGTTATGAAGACGATGGATGGAAATGCTGCAGCTGCATATGCTTCTTATGCTTTTACAGAAGTAGCAGCTATATTTCCAATTACTCCATCAACACCTATGGCAGAAGGCGTTGATGAATGGGCAGCACATGGAAAGAAAAATTTATTTAATCAAACTGTTAAGGTTTCAGAAATGCAGTCTGAAGCAGGTGCAGCAGGTGCAGTGCATGGATCACTTGCAGCAGGTGCATTGACAACTACTTATACTGCATCACAAGGACTGCTTTTAATGATTCCTAATATGTATAAAATAGCAGGAGAACATTTACCAGGAGTTTTTCATGTAACAGCCCGCGCGGTTGCCGCACATGCTCTGTCAATTTTTGGAGATCATCAAGATGTAATGGCTTGCCGTCAAACAGGTTTTGCTCTTTTAGCTTCTTCTAGTGTTCAAGAAGTAATGGATCTAGGATGTATTTCGCATCTTTCTGCAATTAAATCTAGAGTACCATTTTTACACTTTTTTGACGGTTTTAGAACTTCTCATGAATATCAAAAAATAGAAGTTATAGACTACAAAGAATTAGATAAAATATTAGATTATAATGCAATTAAGAAATTTAGAGATAGAGCCTTGAATCCTGAACATCCTGTAGTACGTGGAACAGCACAAAATCCAGATATTTATTTCCAAGGTAGAGAAGCTTCAAACAAATTTTATGAAGCAGTACCAGATATAACAGAAAATTATATGAGAGAGATAGAAAAAATTACAGGAAGAGTATATCATCCTTTTGATTATTATGGATCACCAGATGCTGAATATGTGATAGTTGCTATGGGATCTGTATGTGATACTATAGATGAAACTGTAGATTACCTAATGAATAAAGGAGAAAAAGTAGGATGCATAAAAGTTCATTTATATAGACCATTTTCAGAAAAATATTTCTTTAATGTTCTTCCAACTACAACAAAAAAGATAGCTGTATTAGATAGAACTAAAGAACCAGGATCACTAGCAGAACCATTGTATTTAGATGTAGTTCATCTATTTTATAAAAATGAAAATAAACCTTTAGTTGTAGGAGGAAGATATGGATTAGGTTCTAAAGATACTACACCATCTCAAATATTAGCTGTATTTAATAATTTAAAAAGTTCTTCTCCTAAAGATAACTTTACAATTGGTATTACAGATGACGTAACTAATACTTCACTGGCTAATGGGGATCCTATAGAAACTACACCAGAAGGAACTGTAAGTTGTAAATTCTGGGGTTTAGGTTCTGATGGTACAGTAGGGGCTAATAAGAGTGCTATTAAAATAATAGGAGATAATACTCAACTTTATGCTCAAGCTTATTTTTCTTATGATAGTAAAAAATCTGGTGGAACTACTGTTTCTCACTTAAGATTTGGTAAAAAGCCTATAAAATCTCCTTATTTAGTTTATAGTGCAGATTATATAGCATGCCATAATAAATCTTTTATATATCAGCAGGATGTACTAAAAGGATTAAAAAAAGGTGGAACTTTTGTACTTAATTGTCCATGGGATGCTAATGATTTGGAAGAAAAACTTCCAGAAATAATGAAAAGATATATAGCTGAAAATAATATTAAATTTTACACTATAGATGCAGTGTCAATTGCAGGAAATATAGGTTTAGGTGGAAGAATTAATATGATTATGCAATCTGCATTCTTTAAGTTATCAAATATAATTTCAATAGAAAATGCAGTAAAATATTTAAAAGATTCCATAGAAAAGGTTTATGGAAAAAAAGGCGAAAAAATTGTAGAAATGAATAAAGTTGCAGTGGATAAGGGAATAGAATCTCTTATAAAAGTAAATGTTCCAGATTCATGGAAAAATTCATGTGAAGATAAAAAAGATTTTGAAGTGGATAATGAATTTGTTAAGAATATTCAAATACCAATGTCAAAACATCAAGGAGATAATCTTCCAGTAAGTGCATTCTCAGGCATGGAAGATGGTTCATTCCCATTAGGTACTACTGCTTATGAAAAAAGAGGCATTGCAGTTATGATACCAGAGTGGCAAATAGACAAATGTATTCAATGTAACCAATGTTCATATATTTGTCCTCATGCTACTGTAAGACCATTTTTATTAAATGAAGAAGAAGTAAAAAATGCACCAGATACTTTTGAAACAAAAAAATCTGTTGGTAAAGGTTTGGAAACGTTTGAGTATCGTATTCAAGTAGATCCACTGGATTGTACTGGATGTGGAAATTGTGCAGATGTGTGCCCAGCACCAGGAAAAGCACTTATTATGAAGCCAGCAGAGCAAGAAATTGAAGAACAAGCAGAAAATTGGGAATATACAAATAAGGTTACTTATAAAGATACTGTTATGGATAAGGGGACAGTAAAAGGAAGTCAGTTTGCAAAACCACTTTTAGAGTTTAATGGTGCGTGTCCAGGATGTGGAGAAACTCCTTATGTAAGACTTATTACTCAATTATTTGGAGAAAGAATGATGATTGCAAATGCTACAGGGTGTTCTTCTATTTGGGGAGCAAGTGCACCATCAATACCTTATACTGTAAATTCAGATGGAAAAGGTCCTGCCTGGGGAAATTCACTTTTTGAAGATAATGCAGAGTATGGATATGGAATGTATTTGGGAGTTAAACAAATACGAGAGAAACTTAGAGATTTGATGGAAGAATATATAGATTCTCCAGGAGCTGATAAAATAAAGGATGCATTTAAAGAGTGGATTGAAGCTATGTATGATGGTGAAAAATCAAAGTCAGCTTCAGAAAATATACTTGAAATTTTAAATGATCATAATTATAACGGAAATGAGATAATAAAGGAAATCCTAGATAAAAAAGATTTTTTAATTAAAAAATCTCAATGGATAATAGGTGGAGATGGATGGGCATATGATATTGGATACGGAGGTTTAGATCATGTTCTCGCATCTGGTGATGATGTGAATTTATTTGTAATGGATACAGAAGTATATTCTAACACAGGAGGTCAATCTTCAAAAGCAACTCCAACTGCTGCAGTTGCTAAATTTGCAGCATCAGGTAAAAAAATAAGGAAGAAAGACTTAGGAATGATGGCCATGAGTTATGGATATGTATATGTGGCACAAATATCAATGGGAGCTAACATGAATCAAACTATAAAAACACTTATTGAAGCTGAAAAATATAAAGGACCATCACTTATAATAGCTTATGCACCATGTATTAATCATGGTATAAAATCTGGTATGGCAACTAGTGTTATGGAAGGTAAAAAAGCTGTAGAATCAGGATATTGGCATATGTATAGATTTAATCCAGAACTAAAAGAAGAAGGTAAAAATCCATTCATAATGGATTCAAAAGAACCAACAAAATCTTTCAAGGATTTTATAAATGGAGAAATAAGATATACATCTCTTATGAATGTATTTCCTGATATTGCAGAAGATATGTTTAGTGAAGCAGAAAAACATGCAAAGGAAAGATATGAAACTTACAAAAGATTAGCAGAACAAAAATTTTAG
- a CDS encoding NAD(P)/FAD-dependent oxidoreductase translates to MSTVIVIGGGPAGMMAAIAASKKHNTILIEKNEKLGKKLYITGKGRCNVTNAKDINDFFDYIPGNSTFLYSALYTFTNEDTMNFFENLDVKLKVERGDRVFPKSDKSSDIISALEKVLRKNNVDIKLNTKVKKFVFENNKINAVQLEDGSIIEGDNFILCTGGISYPQTGSTGEGFKIAQDLGHNITKLMPSLVPIEIEEDWIRDLQGLSLKNVELTIKDNKNKNLYKDFGEMLFTHFGISGPIVLSASRIINKSNNLKAVIDLKPALSNEELDKRIQKDFSKCLNKDFKNSLDELLPKKLISIIITLSGIDSIKKVNLITKEERKNLVNVIKNLSLNIKGLRPISEAIVTAGGVNVKEIDPSTMKSKISNNLYFAGEVIDIDAYTGGFNIQIALSTGYLAGTKVD, encoded by the coding sequence ATGTCAACAGTCATAGTAATTGGTGGGGGTCCTGCAGGCATGATGGCTGCAATAGCTGCATCTAAAAAACATAATACTATACTAATTGAAAAAAACGAAAAGCTTGGGAAAAAATTATACATAACAGGAAAAGGAAGATGTAATGTAACTAATGCCAAAGATATAAATGATTTTTTTGATTATATACCAGGTAATTCTACTTTTTTATATAGTGCTCTTTATACATTTACTAATGAAGATACAATGAATTTTTTTGAAAATTTAGATGTCAAATTGAAAGTAGAAAGAGGAGATAGAGTATTTCCAAAGTCTGATAAATCTTCAGATATAATAAGTGCATTAGAGAAAGTTTTACGAAAAAATAATGTAGATATAAAATTGAATACAAAAGTTAAAAAATTTGTATTTGAAAATAATAAAATAAATGCAGTACAACTTGAAGATGGTTCGATTATTGAAGGTGATAATTTCATATTGTGTACAGGTGGCATTTCCTATCCTCAAACTGGATCTACTGGCGAAGGTTTTAAGATTGCACAAGATCTAGGACATAATATAACAAAGCTTATGCCTTCATTAGTTCCTATTGAAATAGAAGAAGATTGGATAAGGGATCTTCAAGGTCTTTCTTTGAAAAATGTAGAATTGACTATTAAGGATAACAAAAATAAAAATCTTTATAAAGATTTTGGAGAAATGCTTTTTACTCATTTTGGAATTTCAGGCCCTATAGTTCTAAGTGCAAGTAGAATCATAAATAAATCTAATAATTTAAAAGCAGTTATTGATTTAAAACCTGCATTGTCAAATGAAGAATTAGATAAAAGAATACAAAAAGATTTTTCTAAATGTTTAAATAAAGATTTTAAAAATTCTTTAGATGAACTTCTTCCCAAAAAACTTATAAGTATTATAATTACTCTTTCAGGAATAGACTCAATAAAAAAAGTAAATTTAATTACAAAAGAAGAAAGAAAAAATTTAGTGAATGTGATTAAAAATCTATCATTAAATATAAAAGGTCTTAGACCTATATCAGAAGCAATAGTCACCGCTGGAGGTGTAAATGTTAAAGAAATAGATCCTTCTACAATGAAATCTAAAATATCGAATAATTTATATTTTGCTGGTGAAGTTATCGATATAGATGCTTATACGGGTGGATTTAATATACAGATAGCCCTTTCAACAGGTTATTTAGCAGGCACTAAAGTAGATTAA
- the cmk gene encoding (d)CMP kinase produces the protein MSISVAIDGPAGAGKSTIANIIATKFNLMYINTGSMYRAVTLMSLRNNINYKDVNSICDLTNSLDMYFKGDSLIVNNEDISEEIRSIEVSNNVSNYAAIPEVREILVKLQQDIANKYDVIMDGRDIGTVVLKNSPLKFFLTANAEERAKRRYEELKEKCITVEYNDILNDILKRDYIDSNRNINPLRKAHDAIEIDSSKLSIDDVISVISNYIENYLKKQI, from the coding sequence TTGAGTATTTCTGTAGCAATTGATGGACCTGCTGGTGCAGGAAAGAGTACAATAGCTAATATTATAGCTACTAAATTTAATTTAATGTATATAAATACCGGCTCTATGTATAGGGCTGTTACACTAATGTCCTTAAGGAATAATATAAATTATAAAGATGTTAATTCTATATGTGACCTTACAAATTCTTTAGATATGTATTTTAAAGGTGACTCACTGATAGTTAATAATGAAGATATAAGTGAAGAAATTAGAAGCATTGAAGTAAGCAATAATGTGTCTAATTATGCTGCTATACCTGAAGTAAGAGAAATACTTGTAAAACTCCAACAAGATATAGCAAATAAATATGATGTAATAATGGATGGAAGAGATATTGGTACTGTAGTTCTAAAAAATTCTCCTCTTAAGTTCTTTTTAACTGCTAATGCAGAAGAAAGGGCAAAAAGGAGATATGAAGAGCTTAAAGAAAAGTGCATTACTGTAGAATATAATGACATACTAAATGATATACTAAAAAGAGATTACATAGATTCCAATAGGAATATAAATCCCTTAAGAAAAGCTCATGATGCTATAGAAATAGATTCTTCCAAACTATCTATAGATGATGTAATTAGTGTGATATCTAATTATATAGAAAACTATTTGAAAAAACAAATATGA
- a CDS encoding tRNA (mnm(5)s(2)U34)-methyltransferase, which yields MFRYINDVSSLSHYIIKNFCNIFNVAVDATLGNGYDTDFLSVNFNKVYSFDIQLNAVENYKKRSKENTILINDSHENFNVHISEEIDCLVYNLGFLPGGNKNLTTKASSTLISLNCGLNKLKKGGLVTISVYRGHKEGKNEEAVIMNFVKNLPKNKYAVMLHSFVNRDPNAPILIAIEKK from the coding sequence ATGTTTAGATATATTAATGATGTAAGTAGTTTATCACACTATATAATAAAAAATTTTTGTAATATTTTTAATGTAGCAGTAGATGCTACATTAGGAAATGGATATGATACAGATTTTTTGAGTGTTAACTTTAACAAAGTATATTCATTCGATATTCAATTAAATGCTGTTGAAAACTATAAAAAAAGATCTAAAGAAAATACTATATTAATAAATGATTCTCACGAAAATTTTAATGTACATATAAGTGAAGAAATTGATTGCTTGGTTTACAATCTAGGATTTCTACCAGGTGGAAATAAAAATTTAACGACTAAAGCTTCTTCAACTCTAATAAGTTTAAATTGTGGGTTGAATAAATTAAAAAAAGGTGGATTGGTAACTATATCAGTTTACAGAGGACATAAAGAAGGAAAAAATGAAGAAGCTGTGATCATGAACTTTGTTAAGAATCTTCCGAAAAATAAATATGCAGTTATGCTTCATTCTTTTGTAAATAGAGATCCAAATGCTCCCATATTAATTGCAATAGAAAAAAAATAA
- a CDS encoding CDIF630_02480 family spore surface protein yields the protein MNNETIKNNSFKIPIEKHDTAAWANISETRPVSNVSIPNEYETMNAKEWVDSNQK from the coding sequence ATGAATAATGAAACAATAAAAAATAATTCTTTTAAAATTCCTATTGAAAAACATGACACTGCAGCTTGGGCAAACATTAGTGAAACTAGACCTGTTAGTAATGTTTCTATTCCTAATGAATATGAAACTATGAATGCAAAAGAATGGGTTGATTCAAATCAAAAATAA
- the gdhA gene encoding NADP-specific glutamate dehydrogenase codes for MTKENVQNYINEVLEKVKKRNGNEPEFLQTVEEVLSCIGPVFEKHPEYVEENLLERFCEPERQITFRVPWVDDAGKVQVNRGFRVQFNGCIGPYKGGLRFHPSVYIGIIKFLGFEQILKNSLTGLPIGGGKGGSDFDPRGKSDNEVMRFCQSFMTELYRHIGPDVDVPAGDIGVGGREIGYLYGQYRRIRGAFENGVLTGKGLSYGGSLVRPEATGFGATYYCAEMLKHEGTDFKGKTVAISGFGNVSWGVCKKVSDLGGKVVTLSGPDGYIYDPDGVLGEKIDYLLEMRSSGRDKVQDYADKFGVKFFKGEKPWGVKADIIMPSATQNDIHLEHAKQIVANGIKLVCEVANMPCTNEAVEYLQKNGVIVGPAKAANAGGVATSALEMSQNSERLSWTAEEVDAKLHQIMVNIYNSCKDASEAYGFGYNLVAGANIAGFVKVADAMHAQGNY; via the coding sequence ATGACAAAAGAAAATGTACAAAATTATATCAATGAGGTACTAGAAAAGGTAAAAAAGAGAAACGGTAATGAACCAGAATTTTTACAAACTGTAGAAGAAGTTTTATCTTGTATAGGACCAGTATTTGAAAAGCACCCAGAATATGTTGAAGAAAACCTTTTAGAAAGATTCTGTGAACCAGAAAGACAAATTACTTTTAGAGTTCCATGGGTTGACGATGCAGGAAAAGTTCAAGTTAATCGTGGATTCAGAGTACAGTTTAATGGATGCATAGGACCTTATAAAGGTGGTTTAAGATTTCATCCATCAGTATACATAGGAATAATCAAGTTCCTAGGTTTTGAACAAATATTAAAGAATTCATTAACTGGACTTCCAATAGGTGGAGGTAAAGGTGGTTCTGACTTTGATCCAAGAGGAAAGTCAGATAATGAAGTTATGAGATTTTGTCAAAGCTTTATGACTGAACTTTACAGACATATAGGACCAGATGTTGACGTACCAGCAGGAGACATTGGTGTTGGTGGAAGAGAAATAGGATATCTTTATGGACAATATAGAAGAATACGTGGGGCATTTGAAAATGGAGTTCTTACTGGTAAAGGATTATCTTACGGTGGAAGTTTAGTAAGACCAGAAGCTACAGGATTTGGAGCAACTTATTATTGTGCAGAAATGCTTAAACATGAAGGAACAGACTTCAAAGGTAAGACAGTTGCAATATCAGGATTCGGTAATGTATCTTGGGGAGTATGTAAAAAAGTTTCTGACCTAGGTGGTAAAGTTGTAACACTTTCAGGTCCAGATGGATATATTTATGATCCAGATGGCGTTTTAGGCGAAAAAATTGATTACTTACTTGAAATGCGTTCATCAGGAAGAGATAAAGTACAAGATTATGCTGACAAATTTGGAGTTAAATTCTTCAAAGGCGAAAAACCTTGGGGAGTTAAAGCTGATATCATAATGCCAAGTGCTACTCAAAATGATATACATTTAGAGCATGCTAAACAAATAGTTGCAAATGGTATAAAACTTGTTTGTGAAGTTGCTAATATGCCATGCACAAATGAAGCTGTTGAATATTTACAAAAAAATGGTGTTATTGTAGGACCTGCTAAAGCTGCTAATGCTGGTGGAGTTGCTACTTCAGCTCTTGAAATGTCACAAAACAGTGAAAGATTATCATGGACAGCAGAAGAAGTTGATGCAAAACTTCATCAAATAATGGTTAATATATACAACAGTTGTAAAGATGCATCTGAAGCTTATGGCTTTGGATATAACTTAGTTGCTGGAGCTAATATTGCTGGATTTGTAAAAGTTGCAGATGCAATGCACGCTCAAGGAAACTATTAA
- a CDS encoding MurR/RpiR family transcriptional regulator, translated as MEDNNKQDLMRTIQVKFPRLSKGQKLIAEYILKHYDKAAFMTAAKLGVSVGVSESTVVRFANELGFSGYPKLQKALQELIKNKLTTVQRIELSNDFVSEESALKGVLKSDMENIRATLEKINHKTFEDVVNNIFEAKKIYIIGLRSSTALSEFLGFYLNLILDNVKVVSYGISDIFEQMINVTDEDLVIGIGFPRYAARTIEALSFAQSRGAKVTAITDSLLSPLAARADYTLIAQSNMASFVDSLVSPLSVINALIIAVGLREKEKISKTFSDLEGIWQEYQVYSFKENDL; from the coding sequence ATGGAAGATAATAATAAGCAGGATTTAATGAGAACAATTCAAGTTAAATTTCCAAGATTAAGTAAAGGACAGAAGCTTATAGCTGAATACATTTTAAAACATTATGATAAAGCAGCATTTATGACTGCAGCTAAATTAGGTGTTAGTGTAGGAGTAAGTGAATCTACGGTGGTTAGATTTGCAAATGAACTTGGATTTTCAGGATATCCAAAACTTCAAAAAGCTCTTCAAGAGTTAATAAAAAATAAACTTACTACAGTCCAAAGAATTGAACTTTCTAATGATTTTGTAAGTGAAGAAAGTGCTTTAAAGGGTGTATTAAAATCGGATATGGAAAATATAAGAGCAACTCTTGAAAAAATAAATCATAAAACATTTGAAGATGTTGTAAATAATATATTTGAAGCTAAAAAAATATATATAATAGGTCTTAGAAGTTCTACAGCACTTTCTGAGTTTTTAGGATTTTACTTAAATCTTATTTTGGACAATGTAAAAGTAGTTAGCTATGGTATAAGTGATATTTTTGAACAAATGATTAATGTTACTGATGAAGATTTGGTTATAGGAATAGGATTCCCACGATATGCAGCTAGAACTATCGAAGCATTATCTTTTGCACAAAGTAGAGGTGCAAAAGTTACTGCAATTACTGATAGCTTACTCTCACCATTAGCTGCTAGAGCTGATTATACATTAATTGCTCAAAGCAATATGGCTTCTTTTGTAGATTCATTAGTTTCACCACTTAGCGTTATTAATGCACTAATAATTGCAGTAGGATTAAGAGAAAAAGAAAAAATATCTAAAACTTTTTCTGATCTAGAAGGAATTTGGCAAGAATATCAAGTATATTCCTTTAAGGAAAATGATTTGTAA
- a CDS encoding undecaprenyl diphosphate synthase family protein, producing the protein MRLPNHIGIIPDGNRRWAVNHGLRKEAGYTWGLKPGIEIFKICKELGIKELTYYGFTVDNTKRPKAQTKAFTAACVEAVRMLSKEDASLLVVGNSSSPMFPHELLPFTKRKFFGKGTMKINFLVNYGWEWDLSPVHNLDSNTKYYLKSSEINRVDLIVRWGGRRRLSGFLPVQSVYSDFYIIDDYWPDFKKSQLMDALNWYSTQDVTLGG; encoded by the coding sequence ATGAGACTTCCAAATCACATTGGTATTATACCTGATGGTAATAGACGCTGGGCTGTTAATCATGGATTAAGAAAAGAAGCTGGTTATACTTGGGGACTTAAACCAGGTATAGAAATATTTAAAATTTGCAAAGAACTTGGAATTAAAGAATTAACTTATTATGGGTTTACTGTAGATAACACTAAAAGACCTAAAGCACAGACTAAAGCTTTTACTGCAGCATGTGTAGAAGCTGTTAGAATGCTTTCAAAAGAAGACGCCTCACTTTTAGTAGTTGGAAACTCATCTTCTCCTATGTTTCCCCATGAATTGTTACCTTTCACAAAAAGAAAGTTTTTTGGTAAAGGTACTATGAAAATTAATTTTTTGGTGAATTATGGTTGGGAATGGGATTTATCACCTGTACACAATTTAGATAGTAATACTAAATATTATTTAAAATCGTCAGAGATAAATAGAGTAGATTTAATAGTAAGGTGGGGGGGCAGAAGAAGGCTTAGTGGTTTTCTTCCTGTGCAATCCGTATATTCAGATTTTTATATTATAGATGATTATTGGCCTGATTTTAAAAAATCTCAATTAATGGACGCATTAAATTGGTATAGTACTCAAGATGTTACTTTAGGTGGTTAA
- a CDS encoding DUF4264 family protein, protein MKDKLELIASKEFVYYEDMYKIVDFMNKNLSEYNIVLGVTEKENKNIVNIYKEK, encoded by the coding sequence ATGAAAGATAAATTAGAATTAATAGCATCAAAAGAGTTTGTATATTATGAAGATATGTATAAAATTGTAGATTTTATGAACAAAAACCTAAGTGAATATAATATTGTTTTAGGTGTCACTGAAAAAGAAAACAAGAACATTGTAAATATTTACAAAGAAAAATGA